Proteins from a single region of Aythya fuligula isolate bAytFul2 chromosome 3, bAytFul2.pri, whole genome shotgun sequence:
- the CCDC167 gene encoding coiled-coil domain-containing protein 167, which produces MGRRREGLSVAREIDGLEEKLALCRQSMEEVDLKLRREKLSPEGRKSLERERNLLMTKADNYEKELSVLRKENRKNAALAVAMALLIALIYACWTM; this is translated from the exons ATGGGCAGGAGGCGAGAGGGGCTGAGCGTGGCCCGGGAG ATCGATGggctggaggagaagctggCGCTTTGCAGGCAGAGCATGGAGGAGGTGGACCTCAAACTGCGCAGGGAGAAGCTGAGCCCTGAAGGAAG aaagtcactggagagagagagaaacctaCTAATGACCAAAGCTGACAACTATG agAAGGAACTGAGTGTGCTTCGGAAGGAAAATCGCAAGAACGCTGCCCTCGCTGTGGCCATGGCGCTGCTGATCGCTCTCATTTATGCCTGCTGGACTATGTGA